The sequence below is a genomic window from Oreochromis niloticus isolate F11D_XX linkage group LG3, O_niloticus_UMD_NMBU, whole genome shotgun sequence.
TTACAATGAGGTGCAAACCACTGATTACAGGCTCAAGCctcagaaaacatctaaaagagcCAAGTGTACATATATTTGGACAGACAAAATCAAGACTGACTTTTATCACAATGGTGGACGAAAAGGGGAAAACTTAGCATGTCAAGCACGGTGGAGGCAGTGTTATGACATGGGCACGCTGTCCACGtcgtgtttattgatgatgtgactccTGATAGAAGTGGAGAACGAATTCTGAAGTGCAGACGGGGTtatactctctgctcagatttaACCAAATGCTGCAAGCCTGATTGGACAGTGCTTCAAAGTGTAAATGTATAATGATCCAAAGCAGACTGCAAAAGTTTTTCATGGCAAAGAAATAGAATTTTCTACAGTGACCTGATGTAAACCGAGCGAAACACTCTTTGCCAATACTCAACTAAATGCATACAATTAATGGAAATTTGAATAAAAACCTCTTGAATTAAAGCCGAAGGTCTGCTCCacaatcacatcttgattgcttgattctgattttttttatttatttattcttaccTCGAGTATGGTTCTGCTGTGTGCTCTGTCAGGACTAAGCCTGAGATTCCATCGATGGGATCTATGGCTTCGCCCGCCATCATCCTCGCTCTCCGTGGTGTCTTGTCGCGCTACTCGAGGACGTTTCCGTCTCCGTGAGCTGATTCGCTGGAGAGAACCAGGCTCCTGGAGTCTGAACAAATTGAGTCAAAGGCACAAGGTCAGAAACAGTAAGGCACAACGCAGCACACTGTGTGAACATGAACGCGTCGGTGACCTGCAGTCTGTATCCTCTATATCCGCATCTGCGTCACTCTCTCCCTGAGGGTCAGAtaacacacactcctcctgcaatGGAGcgaaacacaaaagaaaaaatatataatacataACAGAAATAAAGAGGAAGTTAGCAGCCATTAAGCTGGGATAAAATATGACAAATACAAAAGTGTTTTCAATTTTggagtttttaaacagaaagaaacacatAAATCCCGGTGACTCATCACAGACTAACACAGTTTGTGAAACCAAAAACCACTTGATGATGGCatttgtctgtgtgagtgtgctaATGCGTCACTTTTTTATATTACCACCATTGTTATTAAGCATGAATCAGCTCACACCTCTATCCATAACGTGACTAATGAAGTCAGAGAGTATTTATATCCCAACAGTACCAGTCTTTTGACCtctttctgtcatacacacacacatatatatacatatatacatacatatatatatatatatatatatatgtatatatatgtatatatatacatatatatatacatatatatatatgtatatatatatatatatatatacatatatatacatatatatacatatatatacatatatatatatacacacacacatatatatatatatatatgaaggtCAAACTATAAACTATACTGCTTAACAGGGATTTCAGACAACTCAAAAATCATTGATTTGTCTAAAAGTTCCTTTTCCAGAACAAAAAGTATATCACTGAATACTAAACTGTGTATTATACTAACAAGAACTACTGCCACTCTGTactgaaaatataaattttgcatttaaaaaaaaaaacaattaactaTTAACATaatgtgctgtgtgtttttatctctggtgtataagtgccaaaaaatgcCGTTTCtgtaatggccacttgaggctgagTCCAAAAGCAAGTCACCACAGCGCCCACAGCGTATGTTAAAATGGCTAATTTTGCAACACAACTATACATTagttgtgtccaaattcatgggctgcatcctcccgAGGACCTGGCCTTCGCGGTCtatgtgggccgggtcctcagaaggtcgggtaggccggaagtaaacggctgtgaaattggacggtctagccttctgattagcgtcaccgctgtctcggtggagtttaataaactcggccttctgctccttgctatctaacaggacactggcgcaaattctcgaccatctcacacttctgtttaatcagttttctgtttgacgtttattcagctgtgtgagaaccaaggaggaacccacccggggattaataaagttttatttaatttaatctaataactttaatctcagccaaaccgatttactcacgaacaaataaaacactgaaaaaagccaaacaacatttttaggttgtctaagtgacttatatattatgtttaaccTGGGTAGTGAAAGTCCgcagtgatctgaaaatgatgtgccgggagttgtgccgttctcggcagcttcagtgaccctcgagctctcggctagctatccagctggtgggtaacagacgtctctgaaaacgtcgaagcacttttgcaaatatgtgatatcttgataaaccgagcagatatttgaagtttacacacccacattctcgcctgaaaatatgttaaaagtttaatttgtgatccagaaagattaataagagtaattttaaaacttagtagcagccgccattgccggaaactggagtttggctggaccgctctatgaattctgggatatggtgggccacgaaggacacacctgacccatccttcaaatttggggaaaaggaggacgcatttgttggctgcattcggaggagtctacgaatttggacagccttcggcgcgttgctgtgacgtaatcggtctacaaatgcgtcctcaggaggattCAGCCCATgaatttactcacgaacaaataaaacactgaaaaagccaaacaataacatttttaggttgtctaagtgacttatatattatgtttaacctgagtagcgaaagtccgcggtgatctgaaaatgatgtgccgggagttgtgccgttctcggcggctctAGTGACCCTCGTTAACACGTTAGCACCGTCCTGCCCCACGCACAGGGCGATCCACGATAACTCGCTAATGGAGATTAATTGCTGTGTTAaccgttaatgcggttatgccgttaatgtcattttaacgagattaacgctgacagcacaatttttatttacatgttaGAACAGATGCACTCTGCTAAACAAGCTAGCTAGTTCAGGCTAGTTTTAAGTTCAGACTACAGTAAACGGATAAAGACATTTTATTAAATGATTTCATTATATTTGACTTGTTTGTTAAAGTGCTCATGTGGGATATTGTTTCATGTAAGGGTAGCTAGCATCATCACCATCAATTCAGGAAAACTGTATCACAAATCATACTTGTTGGTTTTCACTAGTCTGCAGCATCACCCACCTCACTGATTAAAATAATTGCGGTGCTTATTTCCATTTTGATACGTATTAGCCAATTATACTGAGTTGTGCAAAAGTCTGGAGTCCCTCCTAATTTGAATATTTTGCTTTAAGGAGCCagaatttcttttaattttttaaagtggtcttgagcaatagtatTCCAGCCTTTCTGGAGGTCttccaaagtttttctttggtacACAGGCtgctttttcccctctttctgTCAGTCCAGTGGCTAACACTTTGGTATTcacagcctgtcacaaaacacaaaacttgTTCCCATTTGTGAAATCTGTGCAAGATGCCAAAGAAAATAAGCTATTTGTGCACCAAAAAGGgtattcccaaagagctattaccCAAACACCTGGCATAACACTGCATGTGTCCTTTAAAAAAAGTCTGTGGAAGCTAGACAAGTGGAGAACAGAAGAAGTGTCAGGCCTGAAAATCTAACTACAGCAAGAGCCGAACTGAAAAACAATAGCAACAGGTCAGATGGAGTGAGGGATCcaattttttttatgatttttattttttttgaggAAGTCAGGAGACAGAAGCATAAGTGAGCGTGTATGTAGCAAGGTGGAGGCTCCATCATGGCTTGGTGttacatttcagccagtggtgttggagatcttggtCTAGGACAAAGAAgaactttgaatgtccttcaagaagcctggagaactattccaaaaataaattacagaAAGACTGTCTAAGAGATTTCAAGCTgcgttgaagaataaaggttgtaccaaatattgactttcaagctctgTTTTTGATTTATATGTTGTATTTACCTGTAAGTTGGAGCATGTTTCAGTTATTGAATATTTGAAATATGACAAAACATAAAGACATCAGggctggctcaagacttttgcacagtgctgtataTCAGTTAGCAATAAATGGTCCAACCCTAGTTTTAAGATACCGAAAATCCTTTTTGAAAATGTCTATCAGTTGCATCAGCATCAATCATCTGGCCTAAGTGAACCCTGGTATTACTCATGTACTGCTCAAATGCTGGAATCTTAAAAGCCTATAAAAATGCCAGCTGCCTGCCAGGAAATCAACACAAATATCAAAAGTCTTATAACGTGTTACATATCCAGACTCCACATACAGCGCTCTGCAACAGCATTAAGGAGCTGCACACAGAGCACTGTCATAAAGACACGCACACATATGCTACACATTACCTCTGTGCCGTATCCCTCAGAGTACCTGGTTACCAtcactttgttttttccacAGCGTTCACACAGCCGCGTGTCCTGAGAACAGAAAccaggaagagagacagacctACTGATTAGATTCAGaccttgaaaaaaaacaaaacgaaaatcTAACACGTGATTCTTCGATATCTGTGACCAGgtactttaaaataaaacagggcAGCGACAAAGATGCAGAGAGGTCGTCGGGAAGCATTTAGAGCCTGATTACAGATGAAGAAACACTCTCAGATCTGAGCGGGTTGAGCGACGGCCACAGACACTTAAGTGGAAAGCCTGAGCACTCACCGGCGTAGGCGTGTGTGCTTCTGAATAAAGTGTACAGGGACCGGCCTCGCACAGACACGCTACATCTACCTCTCTGCAACTCGCCCCCATCtgagacagagagacaaagacagGGAGAATAAACAACTGTGATCTGTTGACTTGATGAAGCTTCTGGTCCCTTTTATCTTTAGACAGCAGCATTATGACAGAGATAAAGGAAAGGAGTAAGAAGCTTGTACAAACTTACATAAGGTACAGCAATATCACTGTCATATGACCTGGGATGAGCCTGGCCGTTGGTTATCACTGGCAAAAGTTTTAATCTCTGTCAACAGTTCAGAGGAGAGATTTCTGGCTTTTGACATTATCTGCCTACTCACTTAAAAATGCTTGACTGCCAAGTTCTGAACACTGGAGTtattaaaaggtaaaaaaataacacaattaAGTCAAAAAATGGAGATATTACCTGTTCAGCAACTGGATCTGTGGGTTCCTTCGGTTACCTTTTGTGTCAACTGCAGCCTACTTTAGAGCCACATGCAGATTTAAGAGGTGTGCTGGTAGCAGGTATAAATAAACAGCCTCACCTCACAGTCATTGCCGGACGTCTCTCCAAAGGTAAAGAGGCAGTGGGAGTCGGATTCCCTCCGcaacatgacctctgacctggctcacacactcacatagaCCTGCTGGGACGCACAAAGAGCACACAGTCAAGTTCAAAGCTTGTCATCACTCGCAATTAACCGTGAACACCTTGTACTCGGTGTCTTCTGATGCAGATATTTAGCAGTGTGTTGAAAACATCAGAGTGACTAAAAGTAGTTACCCTATTCCTGATTTCTcagggtttgttttttgcatatttatcacatttacatgtttcagaGCATCAAACTAATtctaatattagacaaagataaccagaataaatacaaaatgcaggttttaaatgatgattttatcTATTAAGAGGAAACAAGTTCTCCAAACctacatggccctgtgtgaaaagtaATAGCTGGTGTTCCACCTTTGGCATCAAGAACTGCATTCGAGTGTTTGTGATAACGGGCAGcgagtctttcacatcactgtggaggagtttTTCCCCCTCTTATTAGCAGTATTtgtttaattcagccacatcgGAAGGTTTCTGAGcatttaaggtcatgccaagtGCCCCAATCCTGATCTGAagctggactttgactgggccacttCAAAACCTTCAGATGGGCTATTTTGAGCCAcgggtggacttgctggtgtgtttcagTTGTTTGTCCTGCTGCAAAACACGAGGTTCTGGGCACAAACTGACAGCTGGACATTCTCTGTTGGGATTTTCTGGTATTCCATCAGTTGAAATAAGTCGTCCTGAAGCAGCAGAGCAGCCttgaccatcacactaccaccaccatgtctgACTTTTGGTATAATGTTCGTTTCATGAATTGCTGTGTTAGTTTTTTGCAGATGTAACTGGACTCAAACCTTCGAAAAAGTTCCGCTTCTGTCTCGTCAGTCCACACAATATTTTCCCAGAACTCTTTGaaatcatcaagatgttttttggtAAAAGTGAGACctgcctttgtgttctttttggtcagaagtggttttctccttgacCTCTCCCATGCAATCTGATTTTTaaccagtctctttcttattgttgaatcatgaactctgaccttaactgaggcaggTGAGGCCTGCGGCTCTTTAATGTTGTTCTGCGGTCTTTTGTGACTTCCTGGATGAGTCATCCGGGTgatcttggagtaattttggtaggccaCTCCagggaaggttcaccactgttcaaCTGTTCTCGAGTCCCAAAACCTTAAAAATGCCTTTGTAACTGTTTCCAGACTGACAGatttcaatgactttgtttatcagctgtttctttagatcaGGAccatgatgtgttgctttttgagatctgaGCCTGCTTCATTTTGTCAGACAGCtgaagtgatttcttgattcagcaGGTCTGGCAGTAGCTAATGAACCTGAACATGATTTAACAAAGTGGGGCAATTAGTTTTGCACACAGGGGTTGGATagctttatttttacttttataaataaagtcatcatttaaaaaaactcacattttttaatttaatcagtTATCACCgtgtaatattaaaatgtgtttgatgatctaaAACAAGTAAGCATGACaaataagggggaaaaaaaaatcagaaagagGGTAAATGcattttcacagcactgcaGATATTCTAAAAGTGAGCAACAATTAGTAGCAGcattatacatttatatattttccagctaaaaatacaaacataaatcacttaaaatttcttctatTTATAGCATGTATTTGTTTAATGAGCACCTTTAATTAAAtgacttttatttctttaaaaaacagtaataattcAGTCATAGTTGGGTCAACTAACAGCCTGGAAAACCGTGAAGTGTTGTGCTTTGAGTGAATCAGTGAGGAGATAAATGCGTTATTTGGCTACAAACTTGGTGTTACAGGGGTGTGCAAATATGACGCTGTCTTTACTACGCAAACCGCGAGCTTGTGCTATCAGAGATGTGTCATCACGGCACCTCACTGTAAAATCCGTTCAGCAGTGTCCGCACTCCCATTACGTAATAACACGGCAATCAACGTTAGCGAGCCGGGGAAGTTTTCCATAAAGATACGGGGAAACACGCCGT
It includes:
- the si:ch211-63p21.1 gene encoding uncharacterized protein si:ch211-63p21.1 isoform X1, which codes for MLRRESDSHCLFTFGETSGNDCERLKLLPVITNGQAHPRSYDSDIAVPYMGASCREVDVACLCEAGPCTLYSEAHTPTPDTRLCERCGKNKVMVTRYSEGYGTEEECVLSDPQGESDADADIEDTDCRLQEPGSLQRISSRRRKRPRVARQDTTESEDDGGRSHRSHRWNLRLSPDRAHSRTILEESISQVRPLIICRPNVEKQKSPDEVIQSSKLASLWPSSFSLPLILLLSLPLSVSLIVFIVSFLLPWASA
- the si:ch211-63p21.1 gene encoding uncharacterized protein si:ch211-63p21.1 isoform X3, with amino-acid sequence MGASCREVDVACLCEAGPCTLYSEAHTPTPDTRLCERCGKNKVMVTRYSEGYGTEEECVLSDPQGESDADADIEDTDCRLQEPGSLQRISSRRRKRPRVARQDTTESEDDGGRSHRSHRWNLRLSPDRAHSRTILEESISQVRPLIICRPNVEKQKSPDEVIQSSKLASLWPSSFSLPLILLLSLPLSVSLIVFIVSFLLPWASA
- the si:ch211-63p21.1 gene encoding uncharacterized protein si:ch211-63p21.1 isoform X2 — its product is MLRRESDSHCLFTFGETSGNDCEMGASCREVDVACLCEAGPCTLYSEAHTPTPDTRLCERCGKNKVMVTRYSEGYGTEEECVLSDPQGESDADADIEDTDCRLQEPGSLQRISSRRRKRPRVARQDTTESEDDGGRSHRSHRWNLRLSPDRAHSRTILEESISQVRPLIICRPNVEKQKSPDEVIQSSKLASLWPSSFSLPLILLLSLPLSVSLIVFIVSFLLPWASA